GAGTGATTCGATTCCATAACTCAGAAGTTATGCACCACCTAGATCATGTACTTCAGCAAATCCGGCAGGCGAGTGAGCAAAGCATTACTCGACAGTCAAAGTCCCCCAGAATGGGGGATTTAGGGGGCTAATGCAGCATACTTGGGACTATTGACTAGAAAAACATTGGATCTAGTTGTGAGGGATCGTGCTCTCCCTAAAAACATACCCCTAGCTAGCTCAAAAAAGTTTTGTCTTGTACTACAAAGACTCTCTTGCTGTTTTATGGAGATTTTGAGATCAAGGCATCAATATCTTGTAAATTTTTCAGTCTTCTGTACTTACTTTTGGCATGATGAAAGCAAATTATAGGCTCTCCGGGAATTAGCGTGGTAGCCGCTAGATATAGTGTTTAGGTCACAGCAAATGTCTGATACCCATTGAGGTCAAGAGAAATTCTTTGGAAGAGTCTTTCAATATCGAAAATACCGTAGCATCGCCTTTTTAAGACCTTGACTCGGTTATTAAATCCTTCCACAAAGCCACTGGTCCACCCCTCCAGGAAATAGTTGGTCATCTCGTCCATCCAATTATTGATAGTAGTCAGAAAACTATCAAATTCCTTGATATCACTTTTGAGTACTTGTTTACACCAGGCTCGGATGGCACATTTAGCTCCGTGCTTGGTGTACCTGCCCTCAAATATCTGCGTGAATTTCTCTCGGAGATCATATGCCTGTTTCAGTTGTGGAGAATAAGCAAACAATCGCTCAAGGAGTTGTTGCTCTGACTCTTTCAGATTCTCTGGTCGTTTTCTAAAAGGCCACATCGCGCCTTTGATGCTGTCATACTCTTGCTTAGAGAGCTCTCGTCGTAGACGTTTGACCTCACGTTTACGAACCGTATCGGCACAATTACGATAGGCTTTGGTCACATGAAAGCGGTCAATGACAATTTTGGCTTGCGGCAATTGTTCTCGGACTGCACTGACAAATCCTTGGTACATGTCCGTACAGACGCGCTCAATGGTTTGGCGTAAATTGATGGGAATTGATTTAAGAAAATTGGCCACTGTCTGCTGTTTACGGTCGGCTAGAACTGCCAATATGTCCACCCCATCTGTCGTAGGAATCGTGACCAAAACCACAAAATCACGATGGCCTCGTTTGAGAGAAATCTCATCCATCCCAATAACTTTGAGGTCTGCATATTCGCTCCAGTCAACTTGAGCGGCAATCCAACGATCAATGATTCCACTGACGATATCCTCACTAACGCCTAGTTTTCTGGCAACATCTGAGACCGTTGAATTGATCAAAATTCGCAGAAGCCAATGCTCATATGCTTTTGTATTGGAACTGCGAGGTTCGTGCCATTCTAAATGTTGAGTTGTTGTGGGATGGTCATCGCAATACCTGCATCGATAACGCTTGGGCCGAATTTCTAAGTAAACGGGGACTTCAAATAATGGCAGGTGACGAATCCGAAAAGGCTGATCATGACAATGGAGGTCAGTAATCTCACGTCCGCATTGATGACAGGTTGTTCCTTGAAGCGTACTCTCAATTTTGATGAGCCAATCCCCTCTCTCAGTCTTCGTTAGCTCTAGAACTCGAACATCAGGAAGGTTGAGCGGGATGCGAATTGAGTTATCCATGACGCCATTGCTCTGAAGTACTACCTCAGATCATTCCATAGGGATGAAAAAGGAAACACACTAAATGTAGGACTGCTACACGCTAATTCCCAGAGAGCCAAAAATTTTCAATCAAAGTCCATAAACCTAAAATTACTGGTTGGACAAGTGTTTGCTTTAAGATTGCACTCATCTCAATTTGAACGCTCCTTTCTTGGACAACCATGTATAGCCCCAGATCGATATAGAGCTAATTTAAGCAACGCTAGCCATTCGAAACCTCAAGTACCCTCATCCTTTCTACCCTCGCTCAATTGGAACTTCAGGTAATCGACTCCACTCCTGCCAAGAGCCGTCATAATTCCGAACTTGGGGATAGCCCAATAGATAGGTCAAAACAAACCAGACATAGGCAGATCGCCCACCAATCGCACAGTAGGGAAATATCTCTTTATCGGGTGTAATGCCTCGTTGCTGAAAAAGAGAGAGTAGCACATCCGCCGACTTGAATGTGCCATCCTCATTCAGCGTCTCGGCATGGTCCAGATGCACCGCACCCGGAATATGGCCCCCAACTTCATCCCCTTGAGGTGGCTCCATCAGGTATAGTTCACCCGCATATTCCGCCTCTGTTCTCACATCTAGCAGAATTTGATCCGGTCTCTCTAGCGCAGCCAATACTTCGGCTGACAAAACTCGTAAATTGGCATCCGGTCCTTGCACCCGATACTCCGTAGCTGGGAAAGTAGAAAGCTCTGAAACTACCGCTCCTCCTTGGGCGATCCATTGCTGATATCCTCCGTTAAGCACCACAATATTTTGATGGCCAAAGAGCCGAAATAGCCAAAATATAAAGGCCCCCGTGCCAGGGTAGTTACCGTAGGCAACAACGGTTGTATTGGCATCAATCCCAGACTTGCCCAGCAATGCACTAAAGGCGACTGGATCTAAATTGAGAGACAAATCTGGCCGCATCAGTTCAGCGATCGTCATAAAGACCGCACCGGGAATATGGGCATTGTCATAAGCCTCTGGACTCATATCCACCTCAAGAATGCGGAGGTTGGAGTCGTGGAGATGTTCCATCAGCCATTGGGTATCCACTAAGACTTCGGGATGGGCGTATTGAGACATGGGCGGTGCTCCCGTGAAAAGAACTACCGCTAAGATTAAGGAAGTAGGCCACCCAGACCCAGTCCTCGATCGGGTACTCTTTGAGGCATTGTGATGATCACGATTCAAGCGTTGTTTGCCGCCATTCATCAAGCCCCCACCGAACAAACATTGCGACAAAAAGTCATTCCCCAACTGGGCCATTACTTTGCCAGTACACGGCAAGGGCTATTTTTCTTCGATCAGCTACCCATGCTGGAACCTCGGCTACAACAAGTGATGGACCGCGCCCTTTCTCTTGACCACAATCCTGTGGTTCGATATATCACCGAGCGTCATGCGCCCGTACACGAATCCTTAGTCACTTCCCCCAAAGTCTGGCGACTGATTTGCCCTCGTTTAGATCACTGGCATGTAATGGCCGGTCCACTGGTGAACCAAGGGCAGCTAGTGGGGGCCGTGGGGCTGACTCGGGAGCAAGCTAAACCTGCTTTTGATAGCCAAGACTTAGCGGATTTAAGCGCCATTTGCCTGCATCTGTCGACTTGGGTGGCTGCCGTTAAACGCCAAGAAAATGCCCAGAAACAAGAATGCTTAACGCCTCGTGAGTTGGAAATAGCCGAGCTGGTGGCCTCGGGGTTAACCAATGCGGCCATTGGTCGTGAACTGTGGATTACGGAAAACTCTGTTAAACAGGCCCTCAAGCGGATGTTTCGCAAGCTGGAGGTATCATCACGAGCAGAGTTGGTTGCCCAGCTCTTTACGGTGACTCAACCCAAGGCTAACCATCACCTCAGTCTTAAATCCTGAATCAGGCGTCAGCGCCATCGGTTCCACCTTTTGCGTATCTATCCAGAGCAACCTTATGAGTACCAATCACAATCAACAACGCATCCTTGAGTTTTACGCTGCCTTTGATAACCGCCAGATTGATCAAGCTTTAGAGATGTTGGCTCCTAATTTTGTTGCCCATATGGCTGGCATGCCAGACCCCTTGGACGGGAGCATGTCACCTTTGCAAGCTAGTATTTATACTCATCTCAGAAATCCTTGCTAGCCTTGCTTTCAGACATCAAATTTTTAATTCTAAATTTTGTGCATCTGCAAAGGTGACATGCTCCCCCTTGGACGCCGAAGCCTTCAAAGCCTTTGGCATGAACTTTTATGCCGCCTTTACCGATAGCCACCATCAGTTTGAACAAGTAATTGCAACGGACGATCAAGTGATTACCTGTGGGACATTCCATGCCACCCATTTGGGAGAATTTCAAGGACTCCCACCGACGGGGAAACGGGTCAAGCTGGAGGTGATGCATATTGACCGCCTAGAACAGGGGGAAATTGTCGAACATTGGGGGCAGGGAGATGCGTTGGGGTTAATGCAGCAATTAGGGATTGTATTTTTACCCGGACCAAAGTTAGTGCCAACGTTGTTGAAAGTTGGCGTCTCAAAGGTGCTTAAAAGATTCTCCCCATAGACATAGCCAACGGTTTAAAAAATTATTCGATTGTTAACGGATAAAAAACGGATATTTCCCCAATTAGGCAAATATTGAGGAATGTTATGACTGTGTTAAAAGTGTCAACATTTCCACCCCTCTCCCCCTCGCAATATGGGACGATTTAAATGTAAGGGTACGGACTTCTACCGTATCGCCAACTGGCACCTCTCTTCCGAATCATTTTAGCGATCGCAAACACCCAGGAAGAGCGATGCTAAAGGAGGATAAGCGATGAAACGCTCACTATTAGTGGCTTTTGCATTCCTCACACCCCTACTTTGGGCATGCCCAGTTCAGGCAGCGGACCCTGAACAGGTGCAGCAGCTCTTAGCCACCAATACTTGCCCAGGGTGTGATCTAACCAATGCCGATCTACGCCAAACTCACCTGATTGGCGCGGATTTGCGGAATGCAGATTTAACCGGGGCTCAATTACAAGAAGCGAATTTGGAAGGCGCTGATTTAACCGGGGCACGGCTAAAACAAGCCGATTTAACGGATGCCTTTCTCACCAATGCCAGCCTCAATCTCACCCACTTGGAGTCTGTGAATTTGACCCGAGCCCGCCTTTACAATGTCGAAGCACGGGGCGCAGTGATTGC
The genomic region above belongs to Acaryochloris sp. CCMEE 5410 and contains:
- a CDS encoding ISL3 family transposase; protein product: MDNSIRIPLNLPDVRVLELTKTERGDWLIKIESTLQGTTCHQCGREITDLHCHDQPFRIRHLPLFEVPVYLEIRPKRYRCRYCDDHPTTTQHLEWHEPRSSNTKAYEHWLLRILINSTVSDVARKLGVSEDIVSGIIDRWIAAQVDWSEYADLKVIGMDEISLKRGHRDFVVLVTIPTTDGVDILAVLADRKQQTVANFLKSIPINLRQTIERVCTDMYQGFVSAVREQLPQAKIVIDRFHVTKAYRNCADTVRKREVKRLRRELSKQEYDSIKGAMWPFRKRPENLKESEQQLLERLFAYSPQLKQAYDLREKFTQIFEGRYTKHGAKCAIRAWCKQVLKSDIKEFDSFLTTINNWMDEMTNYFLEGWTSGFVEGFNNRVKVLKRRCYGIFDIERLFQRISLDLNGYQTFAVT
- a CDS encoding sulfurtransferase; the encoded protein is MSQYAHPEVLVDTQWLMEHLHDSNLRILEVDMSPEAYDNAHIPGAVFMTIAELMRPDLSLNLDPVAFSALLGKSGIDANTTVVAYGNYPGTGAFIFWLFRLFGHQNIVVLNGGYQQWIAQGGAVVSELSTFPATEYRVQGPDANLRVLSAEVLAALERPDQILLDVRTEAEYAGELYLMEPPQGDEVGGHIPGAVHLDHAETLNEDGTFKSADVLLSLFQQRGITPDKEIFPYCAIGGRSAYVWFVLTYLLGYPQVRNYDGSWQEWSRLPEVPIERG
- a CDS encoding LuxR C-terminal-related transcriptional regulator, with protein sequence MITIQALFAAIHQAPTEQTLRQKVIPQLGHYFASTRQGLFFFDQLPMLEPRLQQVMDRALSLDHNPVVRYITERHAPVHESLVTSPKVWRLICPRLDHWHVMAGPLVNQGQLVGAVGLTREQAKPAFDSQDLADLSAICLHLSTWVAAVKRQENAQKQECLTPRELEIAELVASGLTNAAIGRELWITENSVKQALKRMFRKLEVSSRAELVAQLFTVTQPKANHHLSLKS
- a CDS encoding nuclear transport factor 2 family protein gives rise to the protein MSTNHNQQRILEFYAAFDNRQIDQALEMLAPNFVAHMAGMPDPLDGSMSPLQASIYTHLRNPC
- a CDS encoding ester cyclase; its protein translation is MTCSPLDAEAFKAFGMNFYAAFTDSHHQFEQVIATDDQVITCGTFHATHLGEFQGLPPTGKRVKLEVMHIDRLEQGEIVEHWGQGDALGLMQQLGIVFLPGPKLVPTLLKVGVSKVLKRFSP
- a CDS encoding pentapeptide repeat-containing protein, with the translated sequence MKRSLLVAFAFLTPLLWACPVQAADPEQVQQLLATNTCPGCDLTNADLRQTHLIGADLRNADLTGAQLQEANLEGADLTGARLKQADLTDAFLTNASLNLTHLESVNLTRARLYNVEARGAVIADLNLTDVKMWGTPISVGGE